In Plantibacter sp. PA-3-X8, one DNA window encodes the following:
- a CDS encoding YhgE/Pip family protein: MKIFTMIRAELSRLWATPMSRLALVALMCVPLLYGGLYLWANQDPYAKLDQVPVALVVEDTGAPATDDTTGDATGETENYGDDIADQLIEDGSFAWHEVSAADAARGVNDGTFDFSVTIPADFSTSLTSASGDAPQQATVQLTTNDANSYLATTIGEQAVKQIKATIVQTVNRQAAGRFLIALDTIKTKLVDATSGATQLADGAQQAFDGAGTAQAGAATLASGTAQIASGTASLPAQTDQLASGAEQVASGTSTLAGKGDEVGAAAQRLVDSIPTARAQISQTLAENGFTPEQIAQVLALLDPVAADATTANERVQTVVSQVDQLNSGAQQVAGGARTLSDAMPALASGTQQAADGAASLQTGLTTLQTGLGTLRDGIVTLRDGLQSGADAIPATTADSRELQAKTIADPVKLTNSSVTSAGTYGAGLAPFFVSLAAWIGIYALFLIVKPVSRRAITALHSPIKVTVAGWLTPGLLGTIQMVALFGILAGALHFEVHNPLATYGMMALASLTFAAIILTLNVWFGSVGQFLGLVLMVAQLVTAGGTFPWQTLPAPLAALHHVLPMSYAVDGMRQLMYGGRMDAALQDAGVLLAWLAIALSLSAIGVTRMTHARTLRDLRPSLIG; encoded by the coding sequence GTGAAGATCTTCACGATGATCCGCGCCGAACTGTCCCGCCTGTGGGCCACGCCCATGTCGCGGCTCGCCCTCGTCGCCCTCATGTGCGTCCCGTTGCTCTACGGCGGCCTGTACCTCTGGGCGAACCAGGACCCGTACGCCAAGCTCGACCAGGTTCCCGTGGCGCTCGTCGTCGAGGACACCGGTGCGCCGGCGACCGACGACACGACCGGCGATGCGACAGGCGAGACGGAGAACTACGGCGACGACATCGCCGACCAGCTCATCGAGGACGGATCGTTCGCCTGGCACGAGGTCAGCGCGGCCGACGCCGCCCGGGGCGTGAACGACGGCACCTTCGACTTCAGCGTCACGATCCCCGCCGACTTCTCGACCTCCCTCACCTCCGCGTCGGGCGACGCCCCGCAGCAGGCGACGGTCCAGCTCACGACGAACGACGCCAACAGCTACCTGGCGACGACGATCGGTGAGCAGGCGGTCAAGCAGATCAAGGCGACCATCGTGCAGACGGTGAACCGCCAGGCCGCCGGCCGGTTCCTCATCGCGCTCGACACGATCAAGACGAAGCTCGTCGACGCAACCTCGGGCGCGACGCAGCTGGCCGACGGCGCACAGCAGGCCTTCGACGGCGCCGGGACCGCCCAGGCCGGTGCGGCGACCCTCGCCTCCGGCACCGCGCAGATCGCCTCGGGGACGGCCAGCCTGCCCGCCCAGACCGACCAGCTGGCCTCGGGCGCCGAGCAGGTGGCGTCCGGGACGTCGACCCTCGCCGGCAAGGGCGACGAGGTCGGCGCGGCCGCCCAGCGACTCGTGGACTCGATCCCCACGGCCCGTGCGCAGATCTCCCAGACCCTCGCGGAGAACGGCTTCACCCCCGAGCAGATCGCCCAGGTGCTGGCACTGCTCGACCCGGTGGCCGCCGACGCCACGACGGCGAACGAGCGCGTCCAGACCGTCGTCTCGCAGGTCGACCAGCTCAACAGCGGTGCCCAGCAGGTCGCCGGGGGCGCCCGGACGCTGAGCGACGCCATGCCCGCGCTCGCCTCGGGGACGCAGCAGGCCGCCGACGGTGCCGCATCGTTGCAGACCGGCCTCACGACCCTGCAGACGGGCCTCGGCACCCTCCGTGACGGCATCGTCACCCTCCGCGACGGTCTGCAGTCCGGCGCGGACGCCATCCCCGCGACCACCGCGGACTCCCGCGAACTCCAGGCCAAGACGATCGCCGATCCGGTCAAACTGACCAACTCCTCGGTGACGAGCGCGGGCACCTACGGGGCAGGACTCGCTCCGTTCTTCGTCAGCCTCGCCGCCTGGATCGGCATCTACGCGCTCTTCCTCATCGTCAAGCCGGTCTCGCGGCGCGCCATCACCGCGCTCCACAGCCCCATCAAGGTGACCGTCGCCGGTTGGCTCACGCCGGGCCTCCTCGGCACGATCCAGATGGTCGCGCTGTTCGGGATCCTCGCCGGCGCCCTGCACTTCGAGGTCCACAACCCGCTCGCGACCTACGGGATGATGGCGCTCGCGTCCCTCACCTTCGCGGCGATCATCCTGACCCTCAACGTGTGGTTCGGCAGCGTCGGGCAGTTCCTCGGCCTCGTGCTCATGGTCGCCCAGCTCGTCACCGCCGGCGGGACGTTCCCGTGGCAGACACTCCCGGCGCCGCTCGCGGCCCTGCATCACGTGCTCCCGATGTCCTACGCGGTCGACGGCATGCGCCAGTTGATGTACGGCGGACGGATGGACGCCGCGCTGCAGGACGCCGGGGTCCTGCTCGCCTGGCTGGCGATCGCGCTGAGCCTCTCGGCGATCGGCGTGACGCGGATGACGCACGCCAGGACGCTCCGCGACCTCCGACCGAGCCTCATCGGCTAG
- a CDS encoding DUF3151 domain-containing protein: MTGENLMATPPTLLPDDSATDAEFHAAVGSIEALADLLAAHPRSSLGWALLADAVHDPQSPIPGYAAARVGYHRGLDSLRAAGWRGQGPIPWSHAPNRGVLRSLYALRRSAKAIGETEEVERLDTFLREADPTASEEIEYLVAAAAPPTSAIVILGSD, translated from the coding sequence ATGACCGGTGAGAATCTGATGGCAACCCCTCCGACACTGCTGCCGGACGACAGCGCCACCGATGCCGAGTTCCACGCGGCCGTCGGTTCGATCGAGGCGCTGGCGGACCTCCTCGCGGCCCACCCCCGCTCCTCGCTCGGCTGGGCACTCCTCGCCGACGCGGTCCACGACCCGCAGTCGCCGATCCCCGGCTACGCGGCCGCACGGGTCGGGTATCACCGCGGCTTGGACTCGCTCCGTGCTGCCGGTTGGCGCGGTCAGGGCCCGATCCCGTGGTCGCACGCGCCGAACCGCGGGGTGCTGCGCTCGCTCTACGCGCTCCGCCGCTCCGCGAAGGCGATCGGCGAGACCGAGGAGGTCGAGCGTCTCGACACCTTCCTGCGCGAGGCCGACCCCACTGCGTCCGAAGAGATCGAGTACCTCGTCGCGGCGGCGGCCCCGCCGACCTCCGCGATCGTCATCCTCGGCTCCGACTAG
- a CDS encoding HAD-IIB family hydrolase, with protein sequence MTSLPRLVAFDLDDTLAPSKSALDPRMAELFVALLERTSVCIISGGQIVQFQNQVLDRLGAASPEALGRLHLMPTCGTRYDRFDGTAWVTVYKHDLTDDQKARAMGALETEAKRLGLWADETWGPILEDRGSQITFSALGQAAPVAEKTAWDPDGAKKESLRAAVQALLPDLEVRSGGSTSVDITMAGVDKAFGMTRLAEHTGIPLEEMVFVGDRLDEGGNDYPVLALGVPSVAVHGWQDTAAYLESLGL encoded by the coding sequence ATGACCTCCCTGCCGCGCCTCGTCGCCTTCGACCTCGACGACACCCTCGCCCCGTCGAAGTCCGCGCTCGACCCTCGCATGGCCGAACTGTTCGTTGCGCTCCTCGAACGCACCTCGGTGTGCATCATCTCGGGCGGCCAGATCGTGCAGTTCCAGAACCAGGTGCTCGACCGGCTCGGAGCCGCGTCGCCCGAGGCCCTCGGCCGACTGCACCTCATGCCCACCTGCGGCACCCGGTACGACCGCTTCGACGGCACCGCGTGGGTCACCGTCTACAAGCACGACCTCACCGACGACCAGAAGGCCCGCGCCATGGGCGCTCTCGAGACCGAGGCCAAGCGACTCGGCCTCTGGGCCGACGAGACCTGGGGACCGATCCTCGAGGACCGCGGCTCGCAGATCACCTTCTCCGCCCTCGGGCAGGCCGCGCCGGTCGCCGAGAAGACCGCCTGGGACCCCGACGGCGCGAAGAAGGAGTCGCTGCGCGCCGCCGTGCAGGCGCTGCTCCCCGACCTCGAGGTCCGATCCGGCGGCTCGACCTCCGTCGACATCACCATGGCGGGCGTCGACAAGGCGTTCGGCATGACGCGGCTCGCCGAGCACACGGGCATCCCGCTGGAGGAGATGGTCTTCGTCGGCGACCGCCTCGACGAGGGCGGCAACGACTACCCGGTCCTCGCGCTCGGGGTGCCGTCGGTGGCCGTGCACGGCTGGCAGGACACGGCGGCGTACCTGGAATCGCTCGGCCTGTAG
- the pyrE gene encoding orotate phosphoribosyltransferase, with translation MTDARAQLIDHISAEAVFHGDFTLTSGKKATYYVDLRKVSLDHRVAPLIGQVMIDLIADVPDVFAVGGLTMGADPVAAAILHQGAARGLTYDAFVVRKEPKDHGRGKQVEGPDLQGKRVIVLEDTSTTGGSPLKAAEALEKVGAEVVAVAVVVDRATGAREIIEAAGYQYLAAIGLEDLGLV, from the coding sequence GTGACGGACGCACGAGCTCAGCTCATTGACCACATCTCGGCGGAAGCCGTGTTCCACGGTGACTTCACCCTGACGAGCGGCAAGAAAGCGACGTACTACGTCGACCTCCGCAAGGTGAGCCTCGACCACCGCGTCGCGCCCCTCATCGGGCAGGTCATGATCGACCTCATCGCAGACGTCCCCGACGTCTTCGCGGTCGGTGGCCTCACCATGGGTGCCGACCCGGTGGCCGCCGCGATCCTGCACCAGGGTGCCGCGCGCGGACTCACCTACGACGCGTTCGTCGTCCGCAAGGAGCCGAAGGACCACGGCCGCGGCAAGCAGGTCGAGGGCCCCGACCTCCAGGGCAAGCGCGTGATCGTGCTGGAGGACACCTCGACCACCGGTGGGTCACCGCTCAAGGCGGCCGAAGCGCTCGAGAAGGTCGGAGCCGAGGTGGTCGCCGTCGCCGTCGTCGTCGACCGCGCGACCGGCGCCCGCGAGATCATCGAGGCCGCGGGCTACCAGTACCTGGCCGCGATCGGCCTGGAAGACCTGGGACTCGTCTGA
- a CDS encoding TrmH family RNA methyltransferase has translation MAGVGPWQGEWPDDPWYDPALLRDGDTRNVVDRYRYWSMEAIVADIDDHRHPFHVAIENWQHDMNIGSIVRTANAFAADTVHIVGRRRWNKRGAMVTDRYQHVEHHVDVAALVAWASAAELPIIAIDNVPGSVPIETFRLPERCLLLFGQEGPGLSPEALAAADAVLEITQFGSTRSINASAAAAVAMHAWVMQHVSFDAS, from the coding sequence ATGGCTGGCGTCGGTCCGTGGCAGGGGGAGTGGCCGGACGACCCGTGGTACGACCCCGCGCTGCTGCGCGACGGCGACACCCGGAACGTCGTCGACCGCTACCGGTACTGGTCGATGGAGGCCATCGTCGCCGACATCGACGACCACCGCCACCCGTTCCACGTCGCCATCGAGAACTGGCAGCACGACATGAACATCGGGTCGATCGTGCGCACCGCCAACGCGTTCGCCGCCGACACCGTCCACATCGTCGGACGCCGTCGCTGGAACAAACGTGGAGCCATGGTGACCGACCGCTACCAGCACGTCGAGCACCACGTCGACGTCGCGGCGCTCGTCGCCTGGGCGTCGGCGGCCGAGCTGCCGATCATCGCGATCGACAACGTGCCGGGATCGGTTCCGATCGAGACGTTCAGGCTTCCCGAGCGGTGCCTCCTCCTCTTCGGACAGGAGGGGCCGGGGCTCTCACCGGAGGCGCTCGCCGCGGCCGATGCGGTGCTCGAGATCACCCAGTTCGGGTCGACGAGATCGATCAACGCGTCCGCGGCAGCGGCCGTCGCGATGCACGCCTGGGTCATGCAGCACGTCTCCTTCGACGCATCCTGA
- a CDS encoding adenylosuccinate synthase, producing MPAIVIVGAQWGDEGKGKATDLLGDRIDYVVKFNGGNNAGHTVVIGDEKYALHLLPSGILTSGVVPVISNGVVIDIEVLFHELEALQARGIDVSRLLVSANAHVITQYHRTIDKVTERFLGKRQIGTTGRGIGPAYADKINRVGIRIQDLFDENILRQKVEGALDQKNHLLVKVFNRRAISVDEIVADLLAYAERLRPMVADTALVLNEALDDGKIVLFEGGQATMLDVDHGTYPFVTSSNATSGGAATGSGVAPNRLDRVIGIVKAYTTRVGAGPFPTELFDESGDYLRSKGFEFGTTTGRPRRVGWYDAPIARYAARINGVTDFVLTKLDILDDLATIPVCVAYEVDGVRVDEVPVSQTDFHHAVPIYEEFPGWQEDITGVRRFEDLPKNAQDYVLALEAMSGSRISAIGVGPGRDAIVVRHDLVD from the coding sequence ATGCCAGCAATCGTGATCGTCGGCGCCCAGTGGGGCGACGAAGGCAAGGGGAAGGCCACCGACCTGCTCGGTGACCGCATCGACTACGTCGTGAAGTTCAACGGCGGCAACAACGCGGGGCACACGGTCGTCATCGGTGACGAGAAGTACGCGCTCCACCTCCTGCCGTCCGGCATCCTGACGAGCGGCGTCGTCCCCGTCATCTCCAACGGTGTCGTCATCGACATCGAGGTGCTGTTCCACGAGCTCGAGGCACTCCAGGCCCGCGGCATCGACGTCTCGCGCCTCCTCGTGAGCGCCAACGCGCACGTCATCACCCAGTACCACCGCACCATCGACAAGGTGACGGAGCGCTTCCTCGGCAAGCGTCAGATCGGCACCACCGGCCGTGGCATCGGCCCGGCCTACGCCGACAAGATCAACCGCGTCGGCATCCGCATCCAGGACCTCTTCGACGAGAACATCCTGCGCCAGAAGGTCGAGGGCGCCCTCGACCAGAAGAACCACCTGCTGGTCAAGGTCTTCAACCGCCGCGCCATCTCGGTCGACGAGATCGTGGCCGACCTCCTCGCCTACGCCGAGCGACTCCGCCCGATGGTGGCGGACACCGCGCTCGTGCTGAACGAGGCGCTCGACGACGGCAAGATCGTCCTCTTCGAGGGTGGCCAGGCCACGATGCTCGACGTCGACCACGGCACCTATCCCTTCGTCACCTCCTCCAACGCGACCTCGGGTGGTGCCGCGACCGGCTCCGGTGTCGCACCGAACCGCCTCGACCGCGTCATCGGCATCGTCAAGGCCTACACGACCCGCGTCGGCGCCGGCCCGTTCCCGACCGAGCTGTTCGACGAGTCCGGCGACTACCTCCGCTCGAAGGGCTTCGAGTTCGGCACGACGACCGGTCGTCCGCGTCGCGTCGGCTGGTACGACGCCCCGATCGCCCGGTACGCGGCGCGCATCAACGGCGTCACCGACTTCGTCCTGACGAAGCTCGACATCCTCGACGACCTCGCCACCATCCCGGTGTGCGTCGCCTACGAGGTCGACGGCGTCCGGGTCGACGAGGTGCCGGTCTCGCAGACCGACTTCCACCACGCCGTCCCGATCTACGAGGAGTTCCCCGGCTGGCAGGAAGACATCACCGGTGTCCGCCGCTTCGAGGACCTCCCGAAGAACGCCCAGGACTACGTGCTGGCGCTCGAGGCGATGAGCGGTTCGCGCATCTCCGCGATCGGCGTGGGTCCCGGGCGCGACGCGATCGTCGTGCGTCACGACCTCGTCGACTGA
- a CDS encoding alcohol dehydrogenase catalytic domain-containing protein yields the protein MRAVVYDQFTAEPEVRDVPDPVPSDAGVVVRVETTGLCRSDAHGWLGHDDGIALPHVPGHELVGRIHAVGPAVERFRVGDRVTVPFVCACGRCAQCLAGNGQVCPNQTQPGFTHWGSYAELVALHDADVNLIPVPESLDAGAAALLGCRFATAFRGLVHRAELRSGERLLVVGCGGVGLSAAMIGVALGAEVIAVDIDASALARAASIGVTHTIDSSGLDEAAVLARIAEAAPAGVQVSVEALGRESTMRLSLLALAPMGRQVQIGLFSSEPTLPLPRIISQELSLHGSHGMPASDYSELLDLVASGALRPQHLIEHRIGLDEAPAALAALASGDRSTGVTVIDVA from the coding sequence ATGCGCGCCGTCGTCTACGACCAGTTCACCGCCGAGCCCGAGGTCCGCGACGTCCCGGATCCGGTGCCGTCCGACGCCGGCGTCGTGGTGCGGGTGGAGACCACGGGGCTCTGCCGGAGTGATGCGCACGGCTGGCTCGGGCACGACGACGGCATCGCCCTCCCCCACGTGCCCGGCCATGAACTCGTCGGGCGCATCCACGCCGTCGGCCCCGCCGTCGAGCGGTTCCGCGTGGGCGACCGCGTCACGGTGCCCTTCGTGTGCGCGTGCGGACGCTGCGCCCAGTGCCTCGCGGGGAACGGGCAGGTCTGCCCGAACCAGACGCAGCCGGGCTTCACCCACTGGGGGTCCTACGCGGAGCTCGTCGCCCTGCACGACGCCGACGTCAACCTCATCCCGGTGCCCGAGTCCCTCGACGCCGGCGCCGCCGCCCTCCTCGGGTGCCGCTTCGCGACGGCCTTCCGCGGGCTCGTCCATCGCGCCGAGCTCCGCAGCGGGGAGCGCCTGCTCGTCGTCGGCTGCGGCGGCGTGGGGCTGAGCGCGGCCATGATCGGCGTCGCGCTCGGTGCCGAGGTCATCGCCGTCGACATCGACGCCTCTGCCCTGGCGCGTGCGGCGTCGATCGGCGTCACGCACACGATCGACTCGAGCGGGCTCGACGAGGCCGCCGTCCTCGCTCGCATCGCCGAAGCCGCGCCGGCGGGCGTGCAGGTGTCGGTCGAAGCCCTCGGGCGCGAGTCCACGATGCGCCTCAGCCTCCTCGCGCTGGCACCGATGGGCCGTCAGGTGCAGATCGGGCTGTTCTCGAGCGAACCGACCCTCCCACTGCCGCGCATCATCTCGCAGGAGCTGTCGCTCCACGGCAGCCACGGCATGCCGGCGTCCGACTACTCGGAGCTGCTCGACCTCGTCGCGAGCGGCGCGCTGCGCCCGCAGCACCTCATCGAACACCGCATCGGCCTCGACGAGGCACCGGCAGCACTCGCCGCCCTGGCGTCCGGCGACCGCTCGACGGGCGTGACCGTCATCGACGTCGCCTGA
- a CDS encoding winged helix-turn-helix transcriptional regulator: MVDESSQPSLPGLPPVEELTSGEVRPRPAVRAQRDAGALDPRVRRALATLDDDPDLSLVTLANALGITRATLIRIVREAIGMTPKEYAAGVRARRIS, encoded by the coding sequence ATGGTGGACGAATCCAGTCAGCCGTCCCTGCCCGGGCTGCCACCGGTCGAGGAGCTCACGAGCGGTGAGGTCAGGCCTCGGCCGGCGGTGCGTGCCCAGCGCGACGCCGGTGCGCTCGACCCGCGGGTCCGGCGCGCTCTGGCGACCCTCGACGACGATCCCGACCTCTCGTTGGTCACCCTCGCGAACGCGCTCGGGATCACCCGCGCGACGCTCATCCGGATCGTGCGTGAGGCGATCGGCATGACCCCGAAGGAGTACGCGGCCGGCGTCCGCGCCCGCCGCATCTCCTGA
- a CDS encoding TetR/AcrR family transcriptional regulator — protein sequence MTTTQAPASGSRAPRRDAAENRVALLEAARLALRSDPDASLETIAAAAGLTRRSVYGHFATRDELVNAVVVAGAERVASSITAVQGDDPLTTIALIGDVLWAQVDHVRIMAPLAVRGPLRAVTAAALEPVRTLLLRTVEAGVADGSIRPDIDAGVLARLVESTAVGVLEEATRSGLSTSAGRRLVMLATLGAVGLSWQDATAVADRADTERHTTGMNEESSHAR from the coding sequence ATGACCACCACCCAAGCGCCCGCGAGCGGGTCGCGCGCCCCTCGTCGCGACGCCGCCGAGAACCGCGTCGCGCTGCTCGAAGCCGCCCGCCTGGCGCTCCGCAGCGACCCCGACGCCAGCCTCGAGACCATCGCGGCGGCCGCCGGCCTCACCCGCCGCTCGGTGTACGGACACTTCGCCACGCGCGACGAGCTCGTGAACGCCGTCGTCGTGGCGGGGGCCGAGCGCGTCGCCTCGTCGATCACGGCCGTCCAGGGCGACGACCCGCTCACCACCATCGCGCTCATCGGCGACGTCCTGTGGGCCCAGGTGGACCACGTCCGGATCATGGCGCCGCTCGCCGTCCGCGGGCCGCTCCGCGCCGTCACGGCGGCCGCCCTCGAACCCGTCAGGACCCTCCTCCTCCGCACCGTCGAGGCGGGCGTCGCGGACGGCTCCATCCGCCCCGACATCGACGCAGGCGTGCTCGCCCGACTCGTCGAGAGCACGGCCGTCGGGGTACTCGAGGAGGCGACCCGATCCGGCCTCTCGACGAGCGCCGGCCGCCGACTCGTCATGCTCGCCACCCTCGGGGCGGTCGGTCTGTCGTGGCAGGACGCCACGGCGGTCGCCGACCGCGCCGACACCGAACGACACACCACCGGTATGAACGAGGAGTCCTCCCATGCGCGTTGA
- a CDS encoding HAD-IIA family hydrolase — MSRRDEVECWLTDMDGVLVHENHALPGAAALLQQWQDQRTPFLVLTNNSIFTPRDLSARLRASGLDVPEEFIWTSALATAAFLAEQEPGGSAFVIGEAGITTAIHEAGFTMTETNPDYVVVGETRNYSFEAITKAIRLIAGGARFIVTNPDATGPSKDGPLPATGAIAALITKATGMEPYVVGKPNPMMFRSALNKIGAHSENTGMIGDRMDTDIVAGIEAGLHTILVLTGISDEAEINRYPFRPNEILSGVIDLVKTEPVEVEI; from the coding sequence ATGTCACGACGCGACGAGGTCGAATGCTGGCTCACCGACATGGACGGCGTGCTCGTCCATGAGAACCACGCCCTCCCTGGTGCCGCTGCGCTCCTGCAGCAGTGGCAGGACCAGCGGACGCCCTTCCTGGTACTCACCAACAACTCGATCTTCACCCCGCGCGACCTGAGCGCCCGACTGCGTGCCTCCGGGCTCGACGTGCCCGAGGAGTTCATCTGGACTTCCGCACTCGCGACGGCCGCCTTCCTGGCCGAGCAGGAGCCGGGCGGCTCGGCGTTCGTCATCGGGGAGGCCGGGATCACCACGGCCATCCACGAGGCCGGCTTCACCATGACGGAGACGAACCCCGACTACGTGGTCGTCGGCGAGACCCGCAACTACTCGTTCGAGGCCATCACGAAGGCGATCCGTCTCATCGCCGGCGGCGCGCGCTTCATCGTGACCAACCCGGACGCGACCGGACCGAGCAAGGACGGCCCGCTTCCGGCGACCGGCGCCATCGCGGCCCTCATCACGAAGGCCACCGGCATGGAGCCGTACGTCGTCGGCAAGCCGAACCCGATGATGTTCCGATCGGCGCTCAACAAGATCGGCGCCCACTCGGAGAACACCGGCATGATCGGCGACCGCATGGACACCGACATCGTCGCGGGCATCGAGGCCGGTCTCCACACGATCCTCGTGCTCACGGGCATCAGCGACGAGGCCGAGATCAACCGCTACCCGTTCCGTCCGAACGAGATCCTGAGTGGCGTCATCGACCTCGTGAAGACCGAGCCCGTCGAGGTCGAGATCTAG
- a CDS encoding amino acid permease, whose protein sequence is MADDTRKISGVTYTAAGEGYFEKRSLKRSAGVWGLWGLAVAAVISGDFSGWNFGIDFAGFGGMLIAFVILVAMYYGMIFSIGEMAAAMPHTGGAYSFARAAMGPLGGFVTGLAETIEYVATTAVIVYFSASYADAITSELLGFSMPSPVWWAILYVAFIALNSAGASISFRFAIVVSIISIGILLVFSAMAIFSGQFAWANLFDIAPDAGQTEFLPHGVLPILFALPFAMWFFLGIEELPLAAEESHNPVRDIPKAGFWARGTLIVTGLLVLFLNTGVIGAEATGTAGEPLLDGFRAIVGDGAAAVLALFALIGLLASLQGIMFAYGRNMYSLSRAGYYPRFLSLTGKRQTPWVALVAGAIIGFIALLIVDAAGGSGGVAGAIVLNIAVWGAVLAYLMQMIAFLLLRKKFPNAKRPYRSPWGVPGAVIAAVIAALIFVGFLLNPTFLPAIIAIVVVYVVMLVAFAVWGRHRLVMSPEEEYAVSGGLHGDPETDGYGGATEAELLAADRPEDPGSGTAR, encoded by the coding sequence ATGGCTGACGACACGCGCAAGATCTCCGGGGTGACCTACACCGCGGCCGGCGAGGGGTACTTCGAGAAACGCAGCTTGAAGCGGTCCGCCGGGGTGTGGGGCCTCTGGGGCCTCGCCGTCGCGGCGGTCATCTCCGGCGACTTCTCCGGCTGGAACTTCGGCATCGACTTCGCCGGGTTCGGCGGCATGCTCATCGCCTTCGTCATCCTCGTCGCGATGTACTACGGCATGATCTTCTCGATCGGGGAGATGGCCGCGGCGATGCCGCACACCGGCGGGGCCTACTCGTTCGCGAGAGCGGCGATGGGTCCGCTCGGCGGGTTCGTGACCGGCCTCGCGGAGACCATCGAGTACGTCGCGACCACGGCCGTGATCGTGTACTTCTCGGCCTCCTACGCCGACGCCATCACGAGCGAGCTGCTCGGGTTCTCCATGCCGTCGCCCGTGTGGTGGGCGATCCTGTACGTCGCGTTCATCGCGCTGAACTCCGCCGGCGCCAGCATCTCCTTCCGCTTCGCGATCGTCGTCTCGATCATCTCCATCGGCATCCTGCTCGTGTTCTCCGCGATGGCGATCTTCTCCGGCCAGTTCGCCTGGGCCAACCTGTTCGACATCGCCCCCGACGCGGGCCAGACCGAGTTCCTGCCGCACGGCGTCCTCCCCATCCTGTTCGCCCTGCCCTTCGCGATGTGGTTCTTCCTCGGCATCGAGGAGCTGCCGCTCGCGGCGGAGGAGTCCCACAACCCGGTGCGCGACATCCCGAAGGCCGGGTTCTGGGCTCGTGGAACCCTGATCGTCACCGGTCTGCTCGTGCTGTTCCTCAACACCGGTGTGATCGGTGCGGAGGCGACGGGTACGGCGGGCGAGCCCCTGCTCGACGGCTTCCGGGCCATCGTCGGCGACGGTGCGGCGGCGGTCCTCGCCCTCTTCGCCCTCATCGGGCTCCTCGCCTCGCTGCAGGGCATCATGTTCGCCTACGGTCGCAACATGTACTCGCTGTCCCGCGCCGGGTACTACCCGCGGTTCCTCTCCCTCACCGGCAAGCGGCAGACGCCGTGGGTGGCCCTCGTGGCCGGGGCGATCATCGGGTTCATCGCGTTGCTCATCGTCGACGCGGCCGGCGGATCGGGCGGCGTCGCCGGGGCGATCGTGCTGAACATCGCGGTCTGGGGTGCGGTGCTCGCGTACCTCATGCAGATGATCGCGTTCCTGCTGCTCCGGAAGAAGTTCCCGAACGCCAAGCGGCCCTACCGCAGCCCCTGGGGTGTGCCGGGGGCGGTCATCGCGGCCGTCATCGCCGCGCTCATCTTCGTCGGCTTCCTGCTCAACCCGACGTTCCTCCCGGCGATCATCGCGATCGTCGTCGTGTACGTCGTCATGCTGGTCGCCTTCGCCGTCTGGGGTCGCCACCGGCTCGTCATGTCGCCGGAGGAGGAGTACGCGGTCTCGGGCGGCCTGCACGGAGACCCGGAGACGGACGGCTACGGCGGCGCGACCGAGGCGGAGCTGCTCGCAGCCGATCGTCCCGAGGACCCGGGCTCCGGCACCGCGCGTTGA